In Skermanella sp. TT6, one genomic interval encodes:
- a CDS encoding ABC transporter ATP-binding protein — protein MRPARAPSIALSSVERSFTSGAITARVLKGITLEIWPGEMTLIVGPSGSGKSTLLAIASGLMRPSAGRVVTLGVDLGCLDDRAMDRFRLEHCGFVFQGFNLFVALTALEQVVYPLQFSTRRGSAADLGARRALEVVGLADKTHLYPQELSGGEKQRVAVARAIAKDPGLLFADEPTSALDRENGSRIARMLHTLAHDRDATVLCVSHDQRLIDHADRVIRIEDGLITADERHAPAAPLAGGPRSLLETAP, from the coding sequence ATGAGGCCGGCGCGCGCACCCTCCATCGCCCTGTCGTCGGTCGAGCGTTCCTTCACCAGCGGAGCGATCACCGCCCGCGTGCTGAAGGGCATCACCCTGGAAATCTGGCCCGGCGAGATGACCTTGATCGTCGGTCCTTCCGGTTCCGGAAAGAGCACCCTGCTGGCCATCGCCAGCGGCCTCATGCGCCCCAGCGCCGGGCGGGTGGTGACGCTCGGCGTCGACCTGGGTTGCCTGGACGACCGGGCGATGGATCGGTTCAGGCTGGAGCACTGCGGATTCGTGTTCCAGGGCTTCAACCTGTTCGTCGCGCTGACCGCCTTGGAGCAGGTGGTCTATCCGCTTCAGTTTTCGACGAGGCGGGGGTCCGCCGCGGACCTCGGCGCCCGACGCGCACTGGAGGTGGTGGGGCTCGCGGATAAGACCCATCTCTACCCGCAGGAGTTGTCGGGCGGCGAGAAGCAGCGGGTCGCCGTCGCCCGGGCCATCGCGAAGGATCCGGGGCTGCTGTTCGCCGACGAGCCGACCAGCGCGCTGGACCGGGAGAACGGCTCGCGCATCGCCCGGATGCTGCACACCCTGGCCCATGATCGGGACGCCACCGTGCTCTGCGTCAGCCACGACCAGCGGCTGATCGACCATGCCGACCGGGTCATCCGCATCGAGGACGGCCTTATCACCGCCGACGAGCGGCACGCGCCGGCCGCCCCCCTCGCCGGGGGACCTCGTTCCCTGCTGGAGACGGCTCCATGA
- a CDS encoding MFS transporter → MKPARRLPLLGTMLTGSLSVFAITLLAMALPWVLISGGHGTMVAGVAAFCLHMPAVIGTALGGRLIDRAGARRVLLLGDAGGLLAVLGAALLAEVPGMGLWPVVGMLALSNLAAAPGIVAQSARMPEIARLAGIPLPAANAWSDVAMGISYVAGPATAVLLVEAGGLPLVLQAAASILALVCLVDLATFPRFARRRRGPPSGASGRPARDPALAVLLALGIALVGIYASLDEILAPALVVAEGVAADRLALFLGILGATSLGSSLLFALVGHRLSRRRTFASGVVLFAAGLWALALLPAAIGLLLGPALIGVGAGPLSPIMVTAIQERVPAAARGHVLGRVRAMIMAAQPLAALAAGPAVAVLGPARFALALALAASAAAAVSALHPGMRRIDARSGPSVPP, encoded by the coding sequence GTGAAACCCGCCCGCCGCCTGCCCTTGCTCGGGACCATGCTGACCGGGTCCCTGTCGGTGTTCGCCATCACCCTGCTGGCGATGGCCCTGCCCTGGGTCCTCATTTCCGGCGGGCACGGCACGATGGTGGCGGGGGTGGCGGCGTTCTGCCTGCACATGCCGGCGGTGATCGGCACGGCGCTGGGCGGCCGGCTGATCGACCGGGCCGGCGCCCGCCGAGTCCTCCTGCTCGGCGATGCCGGCGGGCTGCTGGCGGTCCTGGGCGCGGCGCTCCTGGCCGAGGTACCGGGGATGGGCCTGTGGCCGGTGGTCGGCATGCTTGCGCTTTCCAACCTCGCCGCCGCGCCCGGCATCGTGGCGCAATCGGCGCGCATGCCGGAGATCGCCCGCCTTGCCGGCATTCCCCTGCCGGCGGCGAACGCCTGGAGCGACGTGGCGATGGGGATTTCCTACGTGGCAGGTCCCGCCACGGCCGTGCTGCTGGTGGAGGCCGGCGGACTGCCCCTGGTCCTGCAAGCGGCGGCATCGATCCTCGCACTGGTGTGTCTCGTCGACCTCGCCACCTTCCCGAGGTTTGCGCGCCGGCGCCGCGGCCCACCGTCAGGGGCGTCCGGGCGCCCCGCCCGCGATCCCGCGCTCGCCGTCCTGCTGGCGCTGGGCATCGCGCTGGTCGGCATCTATGCCAGTCTCGACGAGATCCTGGCGCCGGCGCTGGTGGTCGCCGAAGGCGTGGCAGCGGACCGGCTGGCGTTGTTCCTGGGCATTCTCGGCGCGACGTCCCTGGGATCCAGCCTGCTCTTCGCGCTGGTCGGGCACCGTCTCTCCCGTCGAAGGACCTTCGCGTCCGGAGTCGTTCTGTTCGCCGCGGGACTGTGGGCGCTGGCCCTCCTGCCGGCAGCGATCGGTCTTCTGCTCGGTCCGGCTCTGATCGGCGTGGGAGCCGGGCCATTGAGCCCGATCATGGTGACCGCGATCCAGGAACGGGTGCCCGCGGCCGCGCGCGGCCATGTGCTGGGCCGGGTCAGGGCGATGATCATGGCGGCCCAACCCTTGGCGGCCCTGGCTGCGGGTCCGGCCGTGGCGGTCCTGGGTCCCGCCCGGTTCGCCCTGGCCCTCGCGCTGGCGGCCAGCGCAGCGGCGGCCGTCTCGGCCCTGCATCCGGGCATGCGCCGGATCGACGCACGGTCGGGCCCAAGCGTTCCACCCTGA
- a CDS encoding type II toxin-antitoxin system VapC family toxin — protein MIGWLLDTNAVIALTTRRSETLLRRVEATEPGALAVSAIVAHELYFGAYRSQKVDFNLETLRLLFTDIAILDLDREDARAAGEIRADMKRQGTPIGPYDVLIAGQALARGLPLVTNNTAEFGRIAGLRLEDWTKT, from the coding sequence GTGATCGGTTGGCTGCTCGACACTAACGCCGTCATCGCGTTGACGACGCGCCGGTCGGAAACATTGTTGCGCCGGGTTGAGGCGACCGAACCCGGCGCGCTCGCCGTATCGGCGATCGTCGCGCATGAACTCTACTTCGGCGCTTACAGAAGCCAGAAGGTCGACTTCAACCTCGAAACGCTCCGGCTGCTCTTCACCGACATCGCCATTCTGGACCTCGATCGTGAAGACGCGCGCGCCGCCGGTGAGATCAGGGCGGACATGAAGCGGCAAGGCACGCCGATCGGCCCCTATGACGTACTGATAGCCGGCCAAGCGCTTGCGCGCGGCCTGCCGCTCGTCACCAACAACACCGCCGAGTTCGGGCGTATCGCCGGATTGCGGCTGGAGGATTGGACGAAGACTTGA
- a CDS encoding ABC transporter permease, protein MTGAPAPSGVSLARRSLTYEWRRYLAAVLAVAFSGLLVIVQLALLLGLFRTVTTVVDRSGADLWVGEAAVQSFDLARDMPERVEFRVRSQPGVERVERLLLGYADWRAPDGRRVTVTLVGLNVDEGSLAFPRTVPDGLRRALLRPGGVLVERADLGKLGLSEDGAGDSEINGRRVSVAGIVTGFRSVGGATIFTAEETFRSLTGSTDGGTSYLLVRLADGSDAATVQARLNRSGTGLFRAMTPEELSIMSQSYWLLESGTGVGFLFSTVLGLLVGVAITSQTLRAAILASLREYATLRALGIPLGALRAVVLEQSFWVGVAGLCITALGAAGVWWAAAAAEVSVAFTGWSILGTALFTMLVSLVSGLFSLGPLYRTEPAELLR, encoded by the coding sequence ATGACCGGCGCTCCCGCCCCGTCCGGCGTATCGCTGGCCCGCCGCTCGCTGACCTACGAATGGCGGCGTTACCTGGCCGCCGTGCTGGCCGTCGCCTTCTCCGGGCTTCTCGTGATCGTGCAATTGGCCCTGCTCCTCGGGCTGTTCAGGACCGTCACCACCGTGGTCGACCGGTCCGGCGCGGACCTCTGGGTCGGCGAGGCCGCGGTTCAGTCGTTCGACCTCGCCCGGGACATGCCGGAGCGCGTCGAGTTCCGTGTCCGGTCCCAGCCGGGTGTGGAGCGCGTCGAGCGGTTGCTGCTGGGCTATGCCGACTGGCGGGCGCCGGACGGCCGCCGGGTGACGGTGACCTTGGTGGGGCTGAACGTCGACGAGGGCAGCCTGGCCTTCCCGCGCACGGTGCCGGACGGGTTGCGCCGCGCCCTGCTGCGGCCCGGCGGCGTCCTGGTCGAACGGGCCGACCTCGGCAAGCTGGGCCTTTCCGAGGACGGTGCGGGCGACTCCGAGATCAATGGCCGCCGGGTTTCGGTGGCGGGAATCGTCACAGGTTTCCGCTCCGTCGGAGGCGCCACGATCTTCACCGCCGAAGAGACGTTCCGAAGCCTGACCGGATCGACCGATGGCGGCACCTCCTATCTCCTGGTGCGGCTGGCCGACGGCAGCGACGCAGCCACCGTCCAGGCCCGCCTGAATCGATCCGGTACCGGACTGTTCCGGGCCATGACGCCGGAAGAGCTGTCGATCATGTCGCAGTCGTACTGGCTGCTGGAGTCCGGCACGGGCGTCGGATTCCTGTTCTCGACCGTCCTGGGCCTGCTGGTCGGCGTCGCCATCACCAGCCAGACCCTGCGGGCCGCGATCCTGGCATCGCTGCGCGAATACGCGACCCTGCGCGCCTTGGGCATCCCTTTGGGAGCGCTGCGGGCCGTGGTTCTGGAGCAGTCGTTCTGGGTCGGCGTCGCCGGCCTGTGCATCACGGCATTGGGAGCCGCCGGGGTCTGGTGGGCCGCGGCGGCCGCCGAGGTTTCCGTCGCCTTCACCGGATGGTCGATCCTGGGCACGGCGCTGTTCACGATGCTCGTCAGCCTCGTCTCCGGCCTGTTCTCGCTGGGTCCCCTGTACCGGACCGAGCCGGCGGAGCTGCTGCGATGA
- a CDS encoding sugar nucleotide-binding protein: MSVYGASKAAGEDAVRAAAGRHAIVRTAWVYSPHGQNFVKTMLRLGRERPELGIVDDQHGCPTSAADIADALVAMALRMTEPGAGGHDALYGTFHFTGMGATTWYGFAREIFALAAGHGHPVPGLRPIATSDYPTPAARPKNSVLDCSRLRAAYGIEAPPWRDSLAACIARLCPQFLEQTA; this comes from the coding sequence ATCAGTGTCTACGGCGCCAGCAAGGCGGCCGGCGAGGACGCCGTGCGCGCCGCGGCGGGGCGCCACGCGATCGTCCGCACCGCCTGGGTCTACAGCCCGCACGGGCAGAACTTCGTCAAGACCATGCTGCGACTGGGCCGGGAGCGGCCGGAGCTCGGCATCGTCGACGACCAGCACGGCTGCCCGACATCGGCCGCGGACATCGCCGACGCCCTGGTCGCCATGGCGCTGCGCATGACGGAGCCTGGCGCCGGCGGGCATGACGCCCTGTACGGCACCTTCCATTTCACCGGAATGGGCGCCACCACCTGGTACGGCTTCGCCCGGGAGATCTTCGCGCTGGCCGCCGGCCACGGCCATCCCGTCCCTGGGCTGCGGCCGATCGCCACCAGCGACTATCCGACGCCGGCGGCCCGGCCGAAGAATTCCGTGCTGGACTGCTCCCGCCTGCGCGCGGCCTACGGCATCGAGGCGCCGCCCTGGCGGGACAGCCTGGCCGCCTGCATCGCGCGCCTGTGCCCCCAATTCCTGGAACAAACCGCATGA
- a CDS encoding TetR/AcrR family transcriptional regulator: MRSRDPDLNAERRQAILDAAVSCFVRQGFHATSMKDICAEAGMSPGTLYHYVRSKADIIAGIIDNQAGFSRALIEPLAEAADFRAALFDALDRFAAGIADRDLVLNAEIGAELLRQPSLRERAAEADRASRRTLSAAIAAALGQGALRHDLDPDDTAAMLLALIDGALWQATLNGSAHFAAALPALKAAIGRILSVPGDGCP, translated from the coding sequence ATGCGCAGCCGTGACCCCGATCTCAACGCCGAGCGCCGTCAGGCCATCCTGGATGCCGCCGTCTCCTGCTTCGTCCGACAGGGCTTCCATGCCACCAGCATGAAGGATATCTGCGCCGAGGCGGGAATGAGTCCGGGCACGCTCTACCACTATGTCCGGTCCAAGGCGGACATCATCGCCGGCATCATCGACAACCAGGCCGGCTTCTCCCGCGCCCTGATAGAACCGCTCGCAGAGGCGGCCGACTTTCGGGCGGCGCTGTTCGACGCGCTCGACCGGTTCGCCGCCGGGATCGCCGACCGCGACCTTGTCCTGAATGCCGAGATCGGCGCCGAACTGCTCCGCCAGCCTTCCCTGCGCGAGCGGGCGGCCGAGGCCGACCGGGCGAGCCGACGCACCCTCTCGGCGGCGATCGCCGCCGCCCTCGGCCAGGGTGCCCTCCGCCATGATCTCGACCCCGACGATACGGCCGCCATGCTGCTGGCGCTGATCGACGGGGCTCTCTGGCAGGCGACGCTGAACGGTTCGGCTCACTTCGCGGCCGCCCTGCCGGCCCTGAAGGCGGCGATAGGCCGCATCCTCTCGGTTCCCGGGGACGGTTGCCCATGA
- a CDS encoding tripartite tricarboxylate transporter TctB family protein, whose amino-acid sequence MSDRIFSVALLAITAIYAVMAISIEVPFQYEPLGPQAWPILLAIVVGICGVIVLVRPDAEPEWPPRTVLRRAVILLVGLVLYAVLLEPLGFMITTTLVCGTFALMLGAPKIPAVVFALVMGVPG is encoded by the coding sequence GTGAGCGACCGCATCTTCAGCGTCGCCTTGCTGGCCATAACCGCGATCTATGCGGTCATGGCCATCTCCATCGAGGTTCCGTTCCAGTACGAGCCGCTCGGGCCCCAAGCCTGGCCGATACTCCTCGCGATCGTCGTCGGTATCTGCGGCGTCATAGTCCTGGTGCGGCCGGACGCCGAACCGGAATGGCCGCCGCGGACGGTCCTGAGGCGGGCCGTCATCCTGCTCGTCGGGCTGGTGCTTTACGCGGTCCTGCTGGAGCCGCTCGGATTCATGATCACGACCACGCTGGTCTGCGGCACCTTCGCCCTGATGCTCGGCGCGCCGAAGATCCCGGCCGTCGTGTTCGCCCTCGTCATGGGGGTGCCGGGTTAG
- a CDS encoding Bug family tripartite tricarboxylate transporter substrate binding protein has protein sequence MRTLFATTAIALLVSAGPLQAFEPSRPECIAPAQPGGGFDLTCRIAAEALIEGGHITRPMQVSFMPGGIGAIAYNAMNTTRAEDENAIVAFSGGSLLNLALGKFGKFDQDDARWVGSVGTDYGAVVVRADAPWASLAELSEAIKKDPKKIVIGAGGTVGSQDWMKAALLVKSVGVDPRQMRYVAFEGGGESSTNLLGGHIQVYTGDISEQQANLEAGLVRVLAVMAPERLPAPFDQIKTAKEEGLDLEWEIIRGYYMGPKVSDEAYRWWVETFEKMHQEPNFAQVRTDKGLFEFSLAGDELDAYVKRQVGEYRELAKEMGLVK, from the coding sequence ATGCGTACGTTGTTCGCCACCACCGCAATCGCCCTTCTCGTCTCCGCCGGACCGCTCCAGGCCTTCGAGCCCTCCAGGCCTGAGTGCATCGCACCGGCACAGCCGGGAGGCGGGTTCGACCTGACCTGCAGGATCGCGGCCGAGGCCCTGATCGAAGGAGGTCACATCACGCGCCCGATGCAGGTCAGCTTCATGCCGGGGGGCATCGGCGCCATCGCCTACAACGCGATGAACACGACCCGCGCGGAGGATGAGAATGCCATCGTCGCCTTTTCCGGCGGCTCGCTGCTCAACCTCGCATTGGGCAAGTTCGGCAAATTCGACCAGGACGACGCGCGCTGGGTGGGCTCCGTCGGTACCGACTATGGCGCCGTCGTGGTCCGGGCCGATGCCCCCTGGGCGTCGCTGGCCGAACTGAGTGAAGCGATCAAGAAGGATCCCAAAAAGATCGTGATCGGTGCCGGCGGCACGGTCGGCAGCCAGGACTGGATGAAGGCGGCGCTCCTGGTCAAGTCGGTCGGCGTCGATCCCAGGCAGATGCGCTATGTCGCCTTCGAGGGCGGCGGCGAGTCCTCGACCAATCTGCTGGGAGGTCATATCCAGGTCTACACCGGCGACATCTCGGAGCAGCAGGCCAATCTCGAAGCCGGTCTCGTGCGCGTACTGGCGGTGATGGCGCCCGAACGCCTGCCCGCCCCGTTCGACCAGATCAAGACAGCCAAGGAGGAGGGACTCGATCTGGAATGGGAGATCATCCGCGGCTACTACATGGGTCCGAAGGTCAGCGACGAGGCCTATCGGTGGTGGGTCGAGACCTTCGAGAAAATGCACCAGGAGCCGAACTTCGCCCAGGTGCGGACGGACAAGGGACTGTTCGAGTTCTCGCTCGCCGGCGATGAGCTGGATGCCTACGTGAAGCGGCAGGTGGGCGAGTATCGCGAGTTGGCCAAGGAAATGGGACTCGTGAAGTGA
- a CDS encoding HlyD family secretion protein: protein MTIRTRLLTAVGVTAGLLLAGFTLSGRQEAPQVRPAVADRIVPVARGLVDVDGGLVQIAAERDGVVRAVLAEEGETVRQGQPLAAMDDRAAGIQIGIAEAQLAERQAAVEAQAVQVDRARRERDRLATLARTDAASRKSLDEAETEARLAAAELALRRAEKATAEANVRSARYEREVRTITAPADGAIVRRLVRPGDGVSTLNVTPLFWFAPGTAAIVRAEADETVAPLLRVGQAAEIALETSQSETIARGRVLRIGKAYGPRRVTTYEPRDRADMRVLEVTVGFDGEPPQVPLGQRVLVRFLPDPPA, encoded by the coding sequence ATGACCATCCGGACCCGCCTGCTGACCGCCGTCGGCGTCACCGCCGGCCTGCTGCTCGCCGGCTTCACCCTGTCCGGGCGACAGGAGGCGCCGCAGGTCCGGCCTGCGGTCGCCGACCGCATCGTCCCGGTCGCCCGGGGCCTCGTCGACGTGGATGGGGGGCTGGTGCAGATCGCGGCCGAGAGGGATGGCGTCGTCCGTGCCGTCCTGGCGGAGGAGGGCGAGACCGTGCGCCAGGGCCAGCCGCTCGCCGCGATGGACGACCGCGCCGCCGGGATCCAGATCGGGATCGCCGAGGCGCAGTTGGCGGAACGTCAAGCCGCGGTCGAGGCCCAGGCCGTGCAGGTCGACCGGGCCAGACGCGAACGCGACCGGCTGGCGACCTTGGCGCGCACCGACGCCGCATCGCGGAAATCCCTGGACGAGGCGGAGACGGAGGCTCGGCTGGCTGCCGCCGAACTGGCCCTGCGCCGGGCCGAGAAGGCGACCGCCGAAGCCAATGTCCGCTCCGCCCGCTACGAGCGGGAGGTCCGCACCATCACCGCGCCTGCCGACGGCGCCATCGTCCGCCGGCTGGTCCGTCCCGGCGACGGTGTCTCGACCCTGAACGTCACGCCGCTGTTCTGGTTCGCACCGGGGACGGCGGCGATCGTGCGCGCCGAGGCGGACGAGACGGTCGCTCCGCTGCTGCGGGTCGGGCAAGCGGCGGAGATCGCGCTGGAGACCAGCCAGTCCGAGACGATCGCCAGGGGCCGTGTGCTGCGGATCGGCAAAGCCTACGGCCCGCGGCGGGTGACCACCTACGAGCCGCGCGACAGGGCGGACATGCGGGTCCTGGAGGTGACCGTCGGGTTCGACGGGGAGCCGCCGCAGGTGCCGCTGGGCCAGCGGGTGCTCGTCCGCTTCCTGCCGGACCCGCCGGCCTGA
- a CDS encoding antitoxin → MPHIAKVFQSGNSQAVRLPKDFRFAVDEVEVSREGDAVILRPRADSSRRWASLHAAIDRSLSDDFMAEGREQPDQQERPDLDRAFQ, encoded by the coding sequence ATGCCCCATATCGCCAAGGTTTTTCAGTCCGGCAACTCCCAGGCTGTCCGGCTGCCGAAGGATTTCCGCTTCGCCGTGGATGAGGTCGAAGTCTCTCGCGAGGGCGATGCCGTGATCCTGCGCCCGAGGGCCGATTCCTCCAGGCGCTGGGCATCGCTGCACGCGGCCATCGACCGCAGCCTCAGCGACGACTTCATGGCCGAGGGCCGCGAGCAGCCCGATCAGCAGGAGCGTCCCGATCTCGACCGGGCGTTTCAGTGA
- a CDS encoding ATP citrate lyase citrate-binding domain-containing protein → MQVTGMLHGSRLLQFAGFPTSEVLGPAASEGEIKDLISRHGSVFIKPVFKGGVGKKGKAGLLGRAKDLQTALKEKERLYFAEHRVGNNLYKANGVTFEGAVPAEHEIYFSITDSTRFRAPTMTLTHHGGIDIEELDKSLVASIPFDPLTGLKAFVVANALTELNAPKQIISPLVQQLPKLWELFHNFGMTTLELNPIRMRPDRQGRLTPVACDFKCGFDRDDPRWNRLNLPNDLFAVDYSDFEQEINQLRTYQGQSDVYVINSAGTILAPTFGGGANSMVTEMLGDNAIISSDFGGNPPYEKMREVARICFKHWLKQTDVLFIIGGKSNNTDIFETFRAIADALREHFSKNGPTPLYVVVGRGGPNLVRGMGALRDTLEALGIPYHIFGFDSDMSEVVGFARRIDEWMKSGGREQIEASFKGSRAAA, encoded by the coding sequence ATGCAGGTCACGGGCATGCTGCACGGCTCCAGGCTGCTGCAGTTCGCCGGGTTCCCCACCTCCGAGGTGCTGGGACCGGCCGCGAGCGAGGGCGAGATCAAGGACCTGATCAGCCGCCACGGCTCCGTGTTCATCAAGCCGGTCTTCAAAGGCGGCGTCGGCAAGAAGGGCAAGGCCGGCCTGCTCGGCCGGGCCAAGGACCTTCAGACGGCGCTCAAGGAAAAAGAACGTCTTTATTTTGCCGAGCATAGGGTCGGCAACAATCTCTACAAGGCCAACGGCGTGACCTTCGAGGGTGCCGTTCCGGCAGAGCACGAGATCTACTTCTCCATCACGGACAGCACCCGGTTCCGCGCGCCGACCATGACGCTCACCCATCACGGCGGCATCGATATCGAAGAGCTGGACAAGAGCCTGGTGGCGAGCATCCCCTTCGATCCCTTGACCGGTCTCAAGGCATTCGTGGTCGCCAATGCCCTGACGGAACTGAACGCGCCCAAGCAGATCATCTCGCCGCTGGTCCAGCAGCTGCCCAAGCTCTGGGAGCTGTTCCACAATTTCGGCATGACCACGCTCGAGCTGAACCCGATCCGCATGCGTCCGGACCGCCAGGGCCGATTGACGCCGGTCGCCTGCGACTTCAAGTGCGGCTTCGACCGGGACGACCCGCGCTGGAACCGGCTGAACCTGCCGAACGACCTGTTCGCCGTGGACTACTCGGATTTCGAGCAGGAGATCAACCAGCTCCGGACGTACCAGGGCCAGAGCGACGTCTACGTCATCAACTCGGCGGGCACGATCCTGGCCCCCACCTTCGGCGGCGGCGCCAACTCGATGGTCACCGAGATGCTGGGCGACAACGCCATCATCTCCTCCGACTTCGGCGGCAATCCGCCCTACGAGAAGATGCGCGAGGTGGCACGCATCTGCTTCAAGCACTGGCTCAAGCAGACCGACGTGCTGTTCATCATCGGCGGCAAGTCGAACAACACCGACATCTTCGAGACCTTCCGCGCCATTGCCGACGCGCTGCGCGAGCACTTCAGCAAGAACGGCCCGACGCCGCTCTACGTCGTGGTCGGCCGCGGCGGTCCGAACCTGGTGCGCGGCATGGGCGCCCTGCGCGACACCCTGGAGGCGCTCGGGATTCCCTATCACATCTTCGGTTTCGACAGCGACATGAGCGAGGTCGTCGGCTTCGCCCGTCGGATCGACGAGTGGATGAAGTCGGGCGGACGCGAGCAGATCGAAGCGTCTTTCAAGGGCTCCCGCGCAGCCGCGTAA
- the rfbA gene encoding glucose-1-phosphate thymidylyltransferase RfbA, whose amino-acid sequence MKGIILAGGSGTRLYPVTQVVSKQLLPVYDKPMVYYPLSTLMLAGIRDILIITTPHDEAQFRHLLGDGSQWGISLSYQVQPSPDGLAQAFVIGREFIGRDPCALILGDNIYYGHGLSQKLQSAREGSCQGATVFAYLVGDPHRYGIVEFDAAGRAVHIEEKPAKPRSHWAVTGLYFYDNQVVDIAASIRPSARGELEITSVNEVYLEQGRLSVEQLGRGFCWFDMGTHESLLEAGEFVRTIEKRQGQRIACVEEVAYRMGFIDGAKLERLGAALGKSGYGRYILSLLEDAAVP is encoded by the coding sequence ATGAAGGGCATCATCCTGGCCGGCGGCTCCGGCACCCGGCTCTATCCCGTCACGCAGGTCGTCAGCAAGCAGCTGCTGCCGGTCTACGACAAGCCGATGGTCTACTACCCGCTCAGCACCCTGATGCTGGCGGGCATCCGCGACATCCTGATCATCACCACGCCCCACGACGAGGCGCAGTTCCGGCACCTTCTGGGCGACGGCAGCCAGTGGGGGATCTCGCTCAGCTATCAGGTCCAGCCCTCGCCGGACGGCCTGGCGCAGGCCTTCGTCATCGGCCGCGAGTTCATCGGCCGCGACCCCTGCGCGCTGATCCTGGGCGACAACATCTATTACGGTCATGGCCTGTCGCAGAAGCTCCAGTCCGCGCGGGAGGGCAGCTGCCAGGGGGCGACCGTGTTCGCCTATCTAGTGGGCGACCCGCACCGCTACGGCATCGTCGAGTTCGACGCCGCCGGCCGTGCGGTCCACATCGAGGAGAAACCCGCCAAGCCGCGCTCCCACTGGGCCGTCACCGGCCTGTATTTCTACGACAACCAGGTCGTCGACATCGCGGCGTCGATCCGGCCGTCGGCCCGCGGCGAGCTGGAGATCACGTCGGTCAACGAGGTCTACCTGGAGCAGGGCCGGCTGTCGGTGGAACAGCTCGGGCGCGGCTTCTGCTGGTTCGACATGGGCACACACGAGTCGCTGCTGGAAGCCGGCGAGTTCGTCCGCACCATCGAGAAGCGCCAGGGGCAGCGCATCGCCTGCGTCGAGGAGGTGGCCTACCGCATGGGCTTCATCGACGGCGCCAAGCTGGAACGGCTGGGAGCCGCACTGGGAAAGAGCGGGTACGGCAGGTATATCCTGTCCCTCCTGGAGGATGCCGCCGTCCCGTAG